In Longimicrobium sp., the following are encoded in one genomic region:
- a CDS encoding zinc-dependent metalloprotease, protein RKLPMPDTLMGRLLQFVVAHEVGHTLGLQHDQIGSSTYPADSVRSASWVRRMGHSPSIMDYSRFNYVAQPEDRIPLEDIVPRVGPYDKYAIMWGYKPIPGARTSDEERPTLERWSRMQDTVPWYRFSANNEYGAFGTQSEAVGDADPVKSTTLGFRNLARVVGYIPAASTRPGEDNSDMRELYDRTVQQWSTEANHVATMVAGGTVQYKSGSQPGAVYAPMPAARQMEAVRFLNENVFRTPQYLIRPDIASRIEAGGMINRINAAQVRVLNTLMDDGRLNRLLEQEALGRTRDLVYPLGNMLGDVRRGIWSEIGTARPVIDPYRRELQMDYLALIDRKLNPPETPAGATPQPTFPGAPRVMPLSEDAKSQLRGELVSLRTELTRSLPRAGDRATTLHLQGAINRISDILDPND, encoded by the coding sequence CACGCAAGCTGCCGATGCCGGACACGCTGATGGGCCGGCTGCTGCAGTTCGTCGTCGCGCACGAGGTCGGACACACCCTCGGCCTCCAGCACGACCAGATCGGCAGCTCGACCTACCCCGCCGACAGCGTTCGCAGCGCGAGCTGGGTGCGCCGCATGGGGCACAGCCCGAGCATCATGGACTACTCGCGCTTCAACTACGTGGCGCAGCCGGAAGACCGCATCCCGCTGGAAGACATCGTTCCGCGGGTGGGGCCGTACGACAAGTACGCCATCATGTGGGGGTACAAGCCCATCCCCGGCGCGCGCACCAGCGACGAGGAGCGCCCCACGCTGGAGCGGTGGTCGCGGATGCAGGACACGGTGCCCTGGTACCGCTTCTCGGCCAACAACGAGTACGGCGCCTTCGGCACGCAGAGCGAGGCGGTAGGCGACGCGGACCCGGTGAAGTCCACGACCCTGGGCTTCCGCAACCTCGCGCGGGTCGTGGGCTACATCCCCGCCGCCAGCACGCGCCCGGGTGAGGACAACTCCGACATGCGCGAGCTGTACGACCGCACCGTGCAGCAGTGGTCCACCGAGGCCAACCACGTGGCGACCATGGTGGCCGGCGGAACGGTGCAGTACAAGTCGGGGAGCCAGCCCGGCGCGGTGTACGCGCCCATGCCGGCGGCGCGCCAGATGGAGGCGGTGCGGTTCCTGAACGAGAACGTCTTCCGCACGCCGCAGTACCTGATCCGGCCCGACATCGCCAGCCGCATCGAGGCGGGGGGAATGATCAACCGCATCAACGCCGCGCAGGTGCGGGTGCTCAACACCCTGATGGACGACGGACGCCTGAACCGCCTGCTGGAGCAGGAGGCCCTGGGCCGCACGCGCGACCTGGTGTACCCGCTGGGGAACATGCTGGGCGACGTGCGCCGCGGCATCTGGTCGGAAATCGGCACGGCGCGCCCGGTGATCGACCCGTACCGGCGCGAGCTGCAGATGGACTACCTGGCGCTGATCGACCGCAAGCTGAACCCGCCGGAGACGCCGGCCGGCGCCACGCCGCAGCCCACGTTCCCGGGTGCGCCGCGCGTGATGCCGCTGTCGGAAGACGCCAAGTCGCAGCTTCGCGGCGAGCTGGTGTCGCTGCGGACGGAGCTCACGCGCAGCCTGCCGCGCGCGGGCGACCGCGCCACCACGCTGCACCTGCAGGGCGCGATCAACCGGATCAGCGACATCCTGGATCCGAACGACTGA
- a CDS encoding GNAT family N-acetyltransferase, with protein sequence MFTLRLATPADLPAIRELIPLSAEALSAGFYTPEQASSAIRYVFGPDTQLIADGTYFVAEAQGEIVACGGWSWRRTLYGGDQMKAADDPPLDPAREAARIRAFFVHPAWARRGIASAIMKACVDAASAAGFRRLALMSTLPGEPLYRAFGFVAGERIIDTLPDGVGVPFVPMEREL encoded by the coding sequence GTGTTCACGCTGCGCCTTGCCACGCCCGCCGACCTGCCCGCCATCCGCGAGCTGATTCCGCTCTCGGCCGAGGCGCTCAGCGCTGGCTTCTACACGCCCGAGCAGGCAAGCAGCGCCATCCGTTACGTCTTCGGGCCAGACACGCAGCTGATCGCCGACGGCACCTACTTCGTCGCGGAGGCGCAGGGCGAGATCGTGGCCTGCGGCGGGTGGAGCTGGCGGCGGACGCTGTACGGCGGCGACCAGATGAAAGCGGCCGACGATCCACCGCTGGACCCCGCGCGCGAAGCGGCGCGCATCCGCGCTTTCTTCGTACACCCTGCATGGGCGCGGCGGGGCATCGCTTCGGCGATCATGAAGGCGTGCGTGGACGCGGCGAGCGCGGCAGGGTTCCGGCGCCTGGCGCTGATGTCCACCCTACCCGGCGAGCCGCTGTACCGCGCCTTCGGCTTCGTGGCGGGCGAGCGCATTATCGATACGCTCCCCGACGGCGTCGGCGTGCCCTTCGTGCCGATGGAGCGGGAACTGTGA
- a CDS encoding NUDIX domain-containing protein: protein MAKRATESAGMLLFRRGPNGLEVFLAHPGGPFWKNKDAGAWTLPKGEVNEGEEPLAAARREFQEETGIVPAEPYLPLGAIRQKAEKTVHAWAWEGDADAEAVTSNEIRTEWPRGSGRWLTFPEVDRCAWFTPDAAREKINPAQAELIARLEALLDGR, encoded by the coding sequence ATGGCGAAGCGCGCCACCGAGAGCGCCGGGATGCTGCTCTTCCGGCGCGGTCCGAACGGACTGGAGGTGTTTCTCGCCCACCCCGGCGGCCCGTTCTGGAAGAACAAGGACGCGGGCGCCTGGACCCTTCCCAAGGGCGAGGTGAACGAGGGCGAAGAGCCGCTGGCGGCGGCGCGCCGGGAGTTCCAGGAAGAGACTGGGATCGTGCCGGCCGAGCCGTACCTGCCGCTGGGGGCCATCCGGCAGAAGGCGGAGAAAACGGTTCACGCCTGGGCGTGGGAGGGAGACGCGGACGCGGAGGCCGTCACCAGCAACGAGATCCGCACCGAGTGGCCGCGCGGCTCGGGACGGTGGCTGACCTTTCCCGAAGTGGACCGCTGCGCCTGGTTCACGCCGGACGCGGCGCGCGAAAAGATCAACCCCGCGCAGGCGGAGCTGATCGCGCGGCTGGAGGCCCTGCTGGACGGACGATGA